From Lycium ferocissimum isolate CSIRO_LF1 chromosome 12, AGI_CSIRO_Lferr_CH_V1, whole genome shotgun sequence, one genomic window encodes:
- the LOC132039123 gene encoding uncharacterized protein LOC132039123, with protein sequence MSIDPIDSSSSLFIHSSGIPRTSLVHVPFSGTGFGGWKRGIVVSLSAKNKIGLIDGSYTRPAEGQPNVAAWDRCNNKVISWLTSSLSPEIAESVQYSETAESIWEQLNKRYGTVNGTKVFEVKRELASTSQGALDIASYFNKLKKLWGELAAMCKNHSSACTCASKEGAYSILLQDERQRQVSPNTQFSSEMASFHAKLFNSKTQFNKPQFNAKPIQYPQPQRQLNQRVNFDQYNHRVNSDQNKDSLSCTYYKKTNHTIKKCHRLHGYPPNFKFNKTKKFGTAATVEATSNLISECSSFGSIPFDQEYLVPGLNKDQSSQLFMLLQQCNLADSNANPQSNFVGSANFAGSYSPLPEFNSVAYSSCMFTSVGRSIWIVDSGATDHMTSDKNLLFDIIPLSIPYLVTLPNGYKVNEEASAVLDKAAVGPDLTILALNNVANSMHAIPSVALNKSVNSTSLPPISSVQSMHNVNNTDVIWHYKLRHISFVRMKYIPSISSELPSKQSFVCHICLLARQGRLPFPTSSTHSTSLFQLIHIDTWGPYHTQTYSGAKYFLTIVDDYNRATWTHLLNSKSVAFPLLKAFIFMVQTHFKLPVQTIRSDNALELDFSAIASQFSPILE encoded by the exons ATGAGTATTGATCCAATAGATTCCTCTAGTTCGTTGTTCATTCACTCATCTGGTATCCCCAGAACATCTTTAGTGCACGTTCCTTTCTCTGGTACGGGGTTTGGTGGGTGGAAAAGGGGCATAGTCGTATCTCTATCGGCCAAAAATAAGATAGGCCTGATTGATGGGTCCTACACTAGGCCAGCTGAAGGCCAACCTAATGTAGCGGCGTGGGACAGATGTAACAACAAGGTCATATCGTGGTTGACCAGCTCTCTATCGCCAGAAATTGCTGAAAGTGTGCAATACTCTGAGACAGCAGAGAGTATATGGGAACAACTTAATAAGAGGTATGGAACAGTAAATGGGACCAAGGTGTTTGAGGTAAAGAGAGAACTGGCTTCTACTTCTCAAGGGGCACTTGACATAGCCTCTTATTTCAATAAATTGAAGAAGCTATGGGGCGAACTCGCAGCAATGTGTAAGAATCATAGTAGTGCCTGTACTTGTGCTTCAAAGGAAGG TGCCTATAGTATCCTCTTGCAAGATGAAAGACAAAGACAAGTTAGTCCAAATACTCAATTTTCCTCTGAAATGGCATCTTTTCATGCCAAGTTGTTCAATTCCAAAACCCAATTTAATAAACCCCAATTTAATGCCAAGCCTATTCAATATCCTCAACCCCAAAGACAGCTTAATCAAAGGGTTAATTTTGATCAGTACAATCACAGAGTGAATAGTGACCAGAATAAAGATTCTCTTTCTTGCACATACTATAAAAAGACTAACCACACAATTAAAAAGTGCCATAGGTTGCATGGGTACCCaccaaatttcaaattcaacaAGACTAAGAAATTTGGCACTGCTGCAACTGTTGAGGCAACTTCTAACCTGATTTCTGAGTGCTCTTCATTTGGTTCTATTCCTTTTGATCAAGAGTATTTGGTGCCTGGTTTGAATAAGGATCAGTCTTCCCAGTTGTTCATGTTACTGCAGCAGTGCAACCTTGCTGATTCTAATGCAAATCCTCAGTCTAACTTTGTGGGCTCTGCCAACTTTGCTGGTAGTTATTCTCCTTTACCTGAATTTAATAgtgttgcatattcatcttgtATGTTTACTAGTGTAGGTAGAAGTATCTGGATAGTAGATTCAGGGGCAACTGACCATATGACTTCTGATAAAAACCTCCTATTTGATATTATTCCACTTTCCATTCCATATTTGGTCACATTACCTAATGGATACAAAGTGAAT GAAGAAGCTTCTG CTGTACTGGACAAAGCAGCAGTTGGACCTGATCTTACTATTTTAGCTTTAAATAATGTTGCAAATTCCATGCATGCTATACCATCTGTTGCTTTAAATAAATCTGTAAACAGTACTTCGTTACCTCCTATTTCTTCTGTTCAATCTATGCACAATGTAAATAATACTGATGTTATTTGGCATTACAAGCTGCGGCATATTTCCTTTGTAAGAATGAAATACATACCTTCTATATCTTCTGAATTACCTTCTAAACAGTCTTTTGTTTGTCATATCTGCCTTTTGGCTAGACAAGGTAGATTGCCATTTCCAACTAGTTCCACTCATTCTACTTCTCTGTTCCAACTCATCCACATTGACACATGGGGGCCCTACCATACTCAGACCTATTCTGGTGCCAAGTATTTCTTGACCATAGTTGATGATTATAACAGGGCTACTTGGACACATCTCTTAAATTCCAAGAGTGTTGCTTTTCCTTTACTTAAGGCTTTCATTTTCATGGTACAAACTCACTTTAAATTACCAGTTCAAACAATTAGAAGTGACAATGCTTTGGAACTTGATTTTTCAGCTATAGCTTCTCAATTTTCTCCTATCCTGGAATAA